The following proteins are encoded in a genomic region of Salvelinus sp. IW2-2015 unplaced genomic scaffold, ASM291031v2 Un_scaffold16574, whole genome shotgun sequence:
- the LOC112080905 gene encoding 2-oxoglutarate receptor 1-like isoform X1 yields MTEGTALTAYNNTHITVMSSAIYGGNKSDDNCTSVDSLMKRYYLPVMYSVIFVVGLLGNVTSIAIYLAKLRPWKSSIIIMFNLALTDLLYVLSLPFMVYYYTNGESWTLGDFMCRFLRFGFHFNLYGSILFLTCLAVFRYVVXAHPLRAAQVQQKRWGILACAAVWAIAVAEIVPMLTMITMETKDNKTQCLDFASGDPDVLWWYGWLLTVLGYLLPLVVVVVCYAGVVRELAKGPHTHSPCRERARRLTVLILVVFVVCFLPYHVLRILRVDTRRKPESSCMLVHWVHAAYILSRPXAGLNTFFNLALYTLAGDKFQQAFLSVFXWGPWWTKXRTHLKLSLAXVSKPSNTXSAXXTAXMDMA; encoded by the coding sequence GCCTATAACAACACTCACATCACGGTCATGTCTAGCGCCATCTACGGCGGGAACAAATCCGACGATAACTGCACCAGCGTGGACAGCCTGATGAAACGCTACTACCTGCCTGTCATGTACAGTGTCATTTTCGTTGTGGGGCTGCTGGGTAACGTCACCTCCATCGCCATCTACCTGGCCAAGCTACGACCCTGGAAGTCCAGCATTATCATCATGTTCAACCTGGCGTTGACGGATCTTCTGTATGTTCTGAGTCTGCCWTTCATGGTCTACTACTACACCAACGGTGAATCCTGGACCCTGGGCGACTTCATGTGTCGCTTTCTGCGTTTCGGGTTCCACTTTAACCTATATGGTAGTATACTGTTTCTCACCTGTTTGGCTGTGTTTCGATATGTCGTGGYGGCGCATCCTCTGAGGGCGGCGCAGGTGCAGCAGAAGAGGTGGGGTATCTTGGCGTGCGCTGCGGTCTGGGCTATAGCCGTGGCAGAGATCGTGCCCATGCTCACCATGATCACCATGGAGACTAAAGACAACAAGACCCAGTGTTTGGACTTTGCTAGCGGCGACCCGGATGTCCTGTGGTGGTACGGTTGGCTGCTGACCGTGctgggctacctgctgcccctggtggtggtggtggtgtgttacgCCGGTGTGGTCCGTGAACTAGCCAAGGGGCCCCACACTCACAGCCCTTGCCGGGAACGGGCACGTCGCCTCACTGTACTGATCCTGGTGGTGTTCGTGGTATGCTTCCTGCCGTACCACGTCCTGAGGATCCTAAGAGTAGACACCAGGAGGAAGCCTGAGTCGTCATGTATGCTGGTGCACTGGGTCCACGCCGCTTATATCCTGTCCAGGCCCRTAGCGGGGCTCAACACCTTYTTTAACCTGGCTCTGTACACCCTGGCMGGGGACAAGTTCCAGCAGGCCTTCCTCAGTGTGTTCCMCTGGGGYCCCTGGTGGACCAAGKTCAGGACTCACCTCAAACTCAGCCTGGCTGYYGTCAGTAAGCCCAGTAACACAKCTTCAGCCRAAARGACAGCASCMATGGATATGGCATGA
- the LOC112080905 gene encoding 2-oxoglutarate receptor 1-like isoform X2, translated as MSSAIYGGNKSDDNCTSVDSLMKRYYLPVMYSVIFVVGLLGNVTSIAIYLAKLRPWKSSIIIMFNLALTDLLYVLSLPFMVYYYTNGESWTLGDFMCRFLRFGFHFNLYGSILFLTCLAVFRYVVXAHPLRAAQVQQKRWGILACAAVWAIAVAEIVPMLTMITMETKDNKTQCLDFASGDPDVLWWYGWLLTVLGYLLPLVVVVVCYAGVVRELAKGPHTHSPCRERARRLTVLILVVFVVCFLPYHVLRILRVDTRRKPESSCMLVHWVHAAYILSRPXAGLNTFFNLALYTLAGDKFQQAFLSVFXWGPWWTKXRTHLKLSLAXVSKPSNTXSAXXTAXMDMA; from the coding sequence ATGTCTAGCGCCATCTACGGCGGGAACAAATCCGACGATAACTGCACCAGCGTGGACAGCCTGATGAAACGCTACTACCTGCCTGTCATGTACAGTGTCATTTTCGTTGTGGGGCTGCTGGGTAACGTCACCTCCATCGCCATCTACCTGGCCAAGCTACGACCCTGGAAGTCCAGCATTATCATCATGTTCAACCTGGCGTTGACGGATCTTCTGTATGTTCTGAGTCTGCCWTTCATGGTCTACTACTACACCAACGGTGAATCCTGGACCCTGGGCGACTTCATGTGTCGCTTTCTGCGTTTCGGGTTCCACTTTAACCTATATGGTAGTATACTGTTTCTCACCTGTTTGGCTGTGTTTCGATATGTCGTGGYGGCGCATCCTCTGAGGGCGGCGCAGGTGCAGCAGAAGAGGTGGGGTATCTTGGCGTGCGCTGCGGTCTGGGCTATAGCCGTGGCAGAGATCGTGCCCATGCTCACCATGATCACCATGGAGACTAAAGACAACAAGACCCAGTGTTTGGACTTTGCTAGCGGCGACCCGGATGTCCTGTGGTGGTACGGTTGGCTGCTGACCGTGctgggctacctgctgcccctggtggtggtggtggtgtgttacgCCGGTGTGGTCCGTGAACTAGCCAAGGGGCCCCACACTCACAGCCCTTGCCGGGAACGGGCACGTCGCCTCACTGTACTGATCCTGGTGGTGTTCGTGGTATGCTTCCTGCCGTACCACGTCCTGAGGATCCTAAGAGTAGACACCAGGAGGAAGCCTGAGTCGTCATGTATGCTGGTGCACTGGGTCCACGCCGCTTATATCCTGTCCAGGCCCRTAGCGGGGCTCAACACCTTYTTTAACCTGGCTCTGTACACCCTGGCMGGGGACAAGTTCCAGCAGGCCTTCCTCAGTGTGTTCCMCTGGGGYCCCTGGTGGACCAAGKTCAGGACTCACCTCAAACTCAGCCTGGCTGYYGTCAGTAAGCCCAGTAACACAKCTTCAGCCRAAARGACAGCASCMATGGATATGGCATGA